In a single window of the Sus scrofa isolate TJ Tabasco breed Duroc unplaced genomic scaffold, Sscrofa11.1 Contig2509, whole genome shotgun sequence genome:
- the LOC110258611 gene encoding olfactory receptor 4K15-like, with protein sequence MNETNHSRVTEFVLLGLSGSQELQPFLLFIFSLLYLAILLGNFLIILTVTSDSRLHTPMYFLLANLSFIDICVASFATPKMIADFLVEQKTISFEACLAQIFFVHLFTGSEMVILVSMAYDRYVAICKPLHYMTIMSRCVCVTLVLISWCVGFIHTTSQLAFTVNLPFCGPDQVDSFFCDLPLVTKLACTDTYVISLLIVADSGFLSLSSFLLLVVSYTVILITVRNRSSASMAKARSTLTAHITVVTLFFGPCIFIYVWPFSGYSVDKVLAVFYTIFTPILNLLSTL encoded by the coding sequence ATGAATGAGACAAATCATTCTCGGGTGACAGAATTTGTGCTGCTGGGACTCTCTGGCTCCCAGGAGCTCCAACCTTtcttgcttttcatattttcactACTCTACCTGGCCATTCTGCTGGGCAACTTTCTCATCATCCTCACTGTGACCTCAGATTCCCGCCTTCACACTCCCATGTACTTTCTGCTTGCAAACCTCTCTTTTATAGACATATGTGTTGCCTCCTTTGCTACCCCCAAAATGATTGCAGACTTCCTGGTTGAGCAAAAAACTATTTCTTTTGAGGCCTGCTTGGCCCAGATAttctttgttcaccttttcaCTGGCAGTGAAATGGTGATCCTTGTATCCATGGCCTATGACCGTTATGTTGCTATATGCAAACCTCTCCACTATATGACAATCATGAGCCGCTGTGTGTGTGTTACTCTTGTACTCATCTCCTGGTGTGTGGGCTTCATCCATACTACCAGCCAGCTGGCATTTACTGTGAATTTGCCTTTCTGTGGTCCTGATCAAGTGGACAGTTTTTTCTGTGACCTCCCTCTAGTGACCAAGCTGGCCTGCACAGACACTTACGTTATCAGCCTACTAATAGTTGCAGACAGtggctttctttctttgagtTCCTTCCTCCTGTTGGTTGTCTCCTACACTGTGATACTCATCACAGTTAGGAACCGCTCCTCTGCTAGCATGGCGAAGGCCCGCTCCACACTGACTGCTCATATCACCGTGGTCACACTCTTCTTTGGCCCATGCATCTTCATCTATGTGTGGCCCTTCAGTGGTTATTCAGTTGACAAAGTCCTTGCTGTGTTCTACACCATCTTTACTCCCATTTTAAACCTGTTATCTACACTCTaa